The following are from one region of the Primulina eburnea isolate SZY01 chromosome 17, ASM2296580v1, whole genome shotgun sequence genome:
- the LOC140818255 gene encoding uncharacterized protein encodes MASSSSMKVPVILFFLGSLFFQATTAEVTCENLPKNLCSFAIASSGKRCLLENYRNEEGNLDYTCKTSEVVVERLDGYIESDQCVSACGVDREFVGISSDAFFSPEFAANLCSPACYQNCPNIVDLYFNLAAAEGVYLPALCEKQRSNPHRAMLELLSSSGGAAPGPMMGELATAPAPVMF; translated from the exons ATGGCTTCTTCTTCCTCCATGAAAGTTCCAGTGATTCTTTTCTTCCTCGGCTCTCTCTTCTTCCAAGCAACCACAG CCGAGGTTACGTGCGAGAATTTGCCAAAGAATCTATGTTCTTTCGCCATCGCATCGTCGGGGAAGAGATGCCTGCTCGAGAACTACAGGAATGAAGAAGGGAACCTCGACTACACGTGTAAGACATCGGAGGTGGTTGTGGAGAGGTTGGATGGATACATAGAGAGCGATCAGTGCGTGAGTGCTTGTGGCGTCGACCGCGAGTTCGTCGGAATTTCCTCCGATGCTTTCTTCTCCCCGGAGTTCGCCGCCAACCTCTGCTCACCGGCATGCTACCAGAACTGCCCGAATATTGTTGACCTTTACTTCAACCTCGCCGCCGCTGAAG GAGTGTATTTGCCAGCTCTGTGTGAAAAACAGAGGTCCAACCCCCACCGCGCCATGTTGGAGCTTCTGAGCAGCAGTGGCGGAGCCGCCCCAGGCCCGATGATGGGCGAGCTCGCTACGGCGCCTGCCCCTGTTATGTTctga